The following are encoded in a window of Salmo trutta chromosome 9, fSalTru1.1, whole genome shotgun sequence genomic DNA:
- the LOC115200276 gene encoding proteinase-activated receptor 3 translates to MANLLSGILFCLLVGLSFQDNEEKLKTKRMVPDVLKPKTFNGRGYQPNCTAETGPPSLVPLSPGAPGLDVRLEDPAAAYTTGLLSTRLIPSAYLLAMAVGIPSNVFILAFLRLRARSYSMAVLYLSLALSDLLLLLSLALRIHYHLNGNNWVFGEAACRAVTACFYCNVYCSAHTIACISLKRYLAVVRPFLYSQLPKKAWTLGASLGMWGLFGAAVVPELLVRQSFFLPRMGLITCHDILPLEEDSHALLVPYRLTLVCLGFLVPFVTCAWTHVAVVWHLGHSGLDWTPFIRVSTLVFLIFTMCFAPSGVLHIAHYVRLSTSGEDGMYVYSSAAVCLCCFHSCLDPFLCVLMSRTTTSRIRFVSLRRTPQRLAVPV, encoded by the exons ATGGCAAACCTACTATCTGGGATTCTCTTCTGTCTGTTGGTAGGACTATCTTTCCAGGACAATG AGGAGAAACTCAAGACAAAAAGAATGGTCCCAGATGTGTTGAAACCAAAGACGTTCAACGGCAGGGGATACCAGCCCAACTGTACAGCTGAGACGGGGCCCCCCAGCCTGGTCCCACTGTCCCCTGGGGCCCCTGGGCTGGACGTGAGGCTGGAGGACCCTGCAGCAGCCTACACCACGGGGCTCCTCAGCACCAGGCTCATCCCCTCAGCCTATCTCCTGGCCATGGCAGTGGGCATCCCCTCTAACGTTTTCATCCTGGCCTTCCTGAGGCTCCGGGCCAGGTCCTACTCCATGGCTGTCCTCTACCTGAGCCTGGCCCTCTCCGAcctgctcctcctgctctccctgGCCCTCCGCATCCACTACCACCTCAACGGAAACAACTGGGTGTTCGGCGAGGCGGCCTGTCGCGCCGTCACCGCCTGTTTCTACTGCAACgtctactgctctgcccacacCATCGCGTGCATCAGCCTGAAGCGCTACCTGGCCGTGGTGAGGCCCTTCCTCTACAGTCAGCTGCCCAAGAAGGCCTGGACGCTGGGGGCAAGCCTGGGCATGTGGGGCCTGTTTGGAGCAGCTGTGGTACCAGAGCTCCTGGTGAGGCAGAGCTTCTTTCTGCCCCGTATGGGCCTCATCACCTGCCATGACATACTGCCCCTGGAGGAGGATTCCCATGCCCTGCTGGTGCCCTACAGGCTGACACTGGTCTGTTTAGGGTTCCTCGTGCCATTTGTGACCTGTGCCTGGACCCATGTGGCAGTGGTGTGGCACCTGGGTCACTCAGGCCTCGACTGGACACCCTTCATCAGAGTCAGTACACTGGTCTTCCTCATCTTCACCATGTGTTTTGCTCCCAGCGGCGTCCTCCATATTGCCCACTATGTGAGGCTGTCCACCAGTGGAGAGGACGGGATGTATGTGTACTCCAGTGCTGCAGTGTGTCTGTGCTGCTTCCACAGCTGTCTGGACCCATTCCTGTGTGTGCTCATGTCCAGGACAACCACCTCCAGAATACGCTTTGTTTCGCTCAGAAGGACACCTCAGAGACTTGCTGTTCCGGTgtag